One part of the Kryptolebias marmoratus isolate JLee-2015 linkage group LG13, ASM164957v2, whole genome shotgun sequence genome encodes these proteins:
- the sod1 gene encoding superoxide dismutase [Cu-Zn], with amino-acid sequence MVAKAVCVLKGAGDTSGTVHFEQENESAPVRVTGEISGLAPGEHGFHVHAFGDNTNGCISAGPHYNPFSKNHGGPTDEERHVGDLGNVTAGENNIAKINIEDSFIKLSGPHSIIGRTIVIHEKRDDLGKGGDEESLKTGNAGARLACGVIGIAQ; translated from the exons ATGGTGGCgaaagctgtttgtgtgttgaaAGGAGCTGGAGATACATCCGGAACTGTTCATTTTGAGCAGGAG AATGAGTCTGCTCCCGTCAGGGTGACTGGTGAAATCAGCGGCCTCGCCCCGGGTGAGCATGGTTTCCATGTCCATGCTTTTGGAGATAACACAAATG GGTGTATCAGTGCAGGACCTCACTACAATCCTTTCAGCAAGAATCATGGTGGTCCTACGGATGAAGAAAG acatGTTGGAGACTTGGGTAATGTGACTGCAGGAGAAAATAATATTGCCAAGATAAACATTGAGGACTCTTTCATCAAACTCTCAGGCCCCCATTCTATCATTGGCAGAACCATTGTG atcCACGAGAAGAGAGACGATCTAGGAaaaggaggagatgaggaaAGCCTGAAGACCGGTAACGCGGGGGCACGTCTGGCCTGTGGCGTTATCGGCATTGCCCAGTAA